One genomic region from Gossypium hirsutum isolate 1008001.06 chromosome D13, Gossypium_hirsutum_v2.1, whole genome shotgun sequence encodes:
- the LOC107937183 gene encoding uncharacterized protein has translation MGLRAAIERKIKILEVYGDSALVIYQIRGDWEVRDSKIVNYRDLVVKLAEEFKEETFHYFPREENQLADALATLASMFKANGEAEIIPLQISIYKVPAHCFSIEKESDGRSWFHDILEYNKNQRYLEQANEIDKRTIRRMAAGFILDGDILYKRGKDQVLLRCVDTAKAKRILEDVHEGICGTHANGFTMARQIMRLGYFLLTMERDCISYARK, from the coding sequence atgggacttcgtgcagctattgaacggAAAATAAAAATCTTAGAGGTGTATGGGGACTCAGCGTTAGTGATTTATCAAATTCgcggagattgggaagtgagagattcaAAAATAGTTAATTATCGCGATCTCGTGGTGAAATTGGCCGAAGAATTCAAAGAAGAGACTTTTCactacttcccacgagaagaaaaccagttGGCTGACGCCCTGGCcaccttggcttcaatgttcaaagcaaatgGAGAAGCAGAAATAATACCTCTCCAAATAAGCATATATAAGGTCCCCGCACACTGTTTTAGTATTGAGAAGGAGTCAGATGGACGGTCATGGTTTCATGACATCTTGGAGTACAATAAGAATCAGAGGTATCTCGAGCAAGCAAACGAGATTGACAAGAGAACAATCAGGAGAATGGCAGCTGGGTTTATTCTTGACGGGGATatcctatacaaaagaggaaaggatcaagtTCTTTTGAGATGCGTGGACACTGCGAAAGCCAAAAGAATACTTGAGGACGTCCATGAAGGAATTtgtggaacgcatgccaatgggttTACTATGGCTAGGCAGATTATGAGACTTGGTTATTTTTTGCTGACGATGGAAAGGGATTGCATTAGCTACGCACGAAAGTGA